A region from the Natronoarchaeum mannanilyticum genome encodes:
- a CDS encoding extracellular solute-binding protein produces the protein MDRRSVLKGASGIAAASTLSGCLGFLGGGGGGGNQGDAMLWHAMTESETETFEESLSIYNDENDAEIVAEENGDLRNNVETTLPTGDGPEMYRWAQDWAGNHYQRDFLYDASDDIDFNLEDTFSQAAVQAITVGADDAVVGLPVGGETVTLLYNKDMVDSPPETYAEMESTMEEYHDPSNGQYGLSHPIDAYFVSAWMHAFGGYYFQVNEDGEGVTGLDLDETKRGMEFVRDSIWPYVPADTNPGPQQAIFQNGSAPFAVNGPWSIATFEDNGINVGVTSFPTVDGNTPSPYTGTSMWYFTTRMADDEDRRESALDYAKWISQSEERQRAYADAHSDVPVLNSISAEDLGDQVAGFKGSYEGGIAMPNHPKMGSVWTPTEDAMNAVLQDDADIDSRFDEAAETVRSNWEE, from the coding sequence ATGGATAGACGCAGCGTACTGAAAGGCGCGAGTGGTATTGCAGCAGCAAGCACCCTGTCGGGCTGTCTCGGCTTCCTCGGCGGCGGCGGCGGCGGCGGAAACCAGGGCGACGCGATGCTCTGGCACGCGATGACCGAGTCGGAGACGGAGACGTTCGAGGAGAGCCTCAGCATCTACAACGACGAGAACGACGCCGAGATCGTCGCCGAGGAGAACGGCGACCTCCGTAACAACGTCGAGACCACGCTCCCCACCGGCGACGGCCCCGAGATGTACCGCTGGGCGCAGGACTGGGCTGGCAACCACTACCAGCGCGACTTCCTGTACGACGCCAGCGACGACATCGACTTCAACCTCGAGGACACGTTCAGCCAAGCTGCCGTGCAGGCGATCACGGTCGGCGCCGACGACGCCGTCGTCGGGCTCCCGGTCGGCGGCGAGACAGTGACGCTGCTGTACAACAAGGACATGGTCGACTCTCCGCCCGAGACGTACGCGGAGATGGAGTCGACCATGGAGGAGTACCACGACCCGAGCAACGGACAGTACGGCCTCTCGCACCCGATCGACGCGTACTTCGTCAGCGCCTGGATGCACGCCTTCGGCGGCTACTACTTCCAGGTCAACGAGGACGGCGAGGGCGTGACCGGGCTGGACCTCGACGAGACCAAACGCGGGATGGAGTTCGTCCGCGACAGCATCTGGCCGTACGTGCCGGCCGACACCAACCCCGGCCCGCAGCAGGCGATCTTCCAGAACGGAAGCGCACCGTTCGCGGTCAACGGTCCCTGGTCCATCGCGACGTTCGAGGACAACGGCATCAACGTCGGCGTCACCTCGTTCCCGACCGTCGACGGCAACACGCCGTCGCCGTACACGGGTACCTCGATGTGGTACTTCACGACCCGCATGGCCGACGACGAGGACCGCCGCGAGTCCGCGCTGGACTACGCCAAGTGGATCTCGCAAAGCGAGGAGCGCCAGAGAGCCTACGCCGACGCTCACAGCGACGTCCCGGTGCTGAACTCGATCTCGGCCGAGGATCTCGGCGATCAGGTCGCCGGGTTCAAGGGCTCCTACGAGGGCGGGATCGCGATGCCGAACCAC